Within Trichoderma atroviride chromosome 2, complete sequence, the genomic segment GGGTATCGCAACTCGAGACAAGGACTGTCAcatccaccagcatcagcaaaaACAAGACCTCGTGCATCTCGAAATGTCGAAGCTTTTCATTGGGTAAGTTCTCCCATTCGCGATGTCGTTGCCGTCGCCCGCCCGTCGTGGAGACGATTTTGGACATGCTCCTGACTGACAGTTAAAGCGGCCTGGCCTGGCACACCGAAGAGGCCACTCTTCGCCAAAAGTTTGAGGAGTTTGGCGCTGTTGAGGAAGCGGTAAGCTTGTCCTTTGTTCGTCCGATAACGCCCCTGGGGCAAAGCCCAACTCgtttgattgattgatttggCTCGCCTGGCTTGGTTTTGATTCATGAATGCCAATGGCGTGGATCATTTCAACCGATGACAACCCCCTATCGGCGGCAACTCGTGCGTGGAGCGTTTTTCTAATCTGGTTTCGTCAAGGTTGTTGTGAAGGATCGAGATACCGGCCGCAGCCGTGGCTTTGGCTTCGTGCGATTCGTgcaagaagctgatgccCAAGCTGCTATTGACGCCATGAACAATGTCGAGTATGAattttggcttcttctttttgcttcgTCTCACAAATCCTTTGCGGATTGGATTTGCCTTCTGGTAGAAGAGTTCTGATCTTTTTTGTTAGGTTTGACGGGCGAACCATTCGTGTTGATAAGGCATCCGATAATGGCCCtcgaggcggaggaggattTGGCAATCGTGGCAACGGCCAATCTTACGGAGGCCGTGGTGGCTACGGAGCACCGGCATACGGAGGAGCACCTGGTTATGGCGCTCCAAACATGTATCAACAGGCCTCGTATGGTCGTGGgtaccaacagcagcagcctcaataTGGCATGCCTCCGCAAGGTATTTCAAAGCCAGATTGTTGCTATTGTCGGCGCATGCTCGCTCGTGCTCGGAAAGTGCTAACCCCTGCTTCTAGGATACGGTGCCCCAGCCCAGTATGCCAACTACCAGAATGGTcctcagcagccgccgcagcctcctcAGCAAGGCGGCGGATCCTACTAAACAAGTCCAATAAAGCCGCCGCAGATTCTCATCCAAAGTCTTCCCGTTTTCCCACAGAGAGAGGTTTAGAGCCCTTCCAGAGCCGCAATATCGAAGAATAAGGACCTAGGCGTGTTCTTCTGGTTTCGCGAGCGGCATCTTCCAGAAGTCCCAAAACGGAACATCTATGAGCGTTCAAGATATACCCCGGATTTGTGTTTCTTTCGATATATGGATGAGCTGTTCggcttttttattaagattGCTCGACGAGAAGCTATTTGGAGAGGGaggatttcttttttcatcttttttttcactgCCGATATTTTACTTGTCCCATCTTGTGCTTTTGGAatccaaaaagaaaggggagTGGTTCTTGCACCATCGTTTGTGGGAGGGACTGGCCGGGATCACGGACTAAGGACAAGGGAGAGATTTCTGGTAGAGATATCTGGGGGGGAATATTGGAACCATATATGTGGGCCACGTTTCTAAAGAGAGGCCAACTATAAGATTGGCGACGTTAATGACGGGCTATGATTAATATCTAAGTCGGCCAGTGTGACAGATGGGGCGGCATTTCTATCATTAGGAgtgaggaaaaaaaaaagcatttGCGTTCAGTGCGACTCGTTGAAGTTTTCGTCCTTGTCTTTTGTGTGCCTTGTTTATGCAACAACTTTTTCGATCTCCTCCGCTTCTTGTGTGCTGGCGTCTTGTTTGAAATTGGAAACGGGGTCCAGATCTTGGGGAGCTTTCATGGATCCATTGGCGGCGAGTTCAAGAGCCCTCACGCGGCGCGCAAGATCACTAACGTGGACATCTTCACTCTCCGGACAGAGCTCAGCCAGGGCTGTATCGAGGCCGAAGAGATAGTCCTTGTTCAGCCCGCTAGGGCCACGGCTGCGCAAGATGTGCTCGGCAAGCTTCTGGGGATCTTGAGGGCCGACAAATTGCTCGTTATCAGGCGTGCCAATGTAGACGAGCGTTCGGATGGGAGAAGAGCCGTCGGCAGGATGGAATGGCGTATAGTGGATGGAGTAGCCGTTGATCTCTCGAATGTCAAGATACTCCTTGACTTCTGCGACGTGGTCGGCTTCGATTCGGTAGGCTACACCCCATACCTTATCGGGAGCAGAATCGTGGTGATCGGTGAGTTGTTCCCAGTGAGACCGTTCAATGAGAGTAACTACTCGCCCGGGAGCTTCTGGAGTTCCTCGATGGTCCTCACTGAGGCAGCAGTTGGGTTAGCATTGGAACAGTTGCTCTAGGACTCGACTACTCTTGCAAGAAAACCACAGGTGCTGTCATACCTGGCCTATTCTATGGTTAGCCATCCGCAGTACTGGAAAAAATGAGCGATGAGTGAGTGACAGCGCGAGACCGTCACTAAACGGTTCAAAGATACGTACCTGCCAGAAACGCCTAACATAGCCAGTTATCCAGCCCGGCACTCTTCTGTCTACCTGGTGTTAGTATTTTAGGGAGACTCTCTAGGATGACGTCTTATATGTATGGGTAggtaaatatatataccgAACCAGGGAGGGGGCTTCCATATGAGGCTCCTACAGGTTGGGCACCCATCAGCTATCAGATATATGAAACAGGCAGAGGAGCAGGGCATCAGCAGAGGAGTAAGCCAAGCAGAGCAGTGCCACGTCTCAGAAAGATTCTTACCCATATCCACAAATCCAGAATTCCGACGAAATGTCCGATGCAGTCATTGTAATGGGTCACACGAGATATTCTATCTTACCCGTTGCTCCAGGCCGACTAAATAGATGCACTACCGAAGGAATTTGAGTGATGTAATTACAAAATGAGGACGGCAAATACAGCAAATAACAGTCTACTACAAGTCTGACGAATGGCAAGTTTGGCGGCAAGACTTGAAGAGAGGGAACAGCCTCATGGAGGAGCGTTATCGTTGGAAACCACAATGAGTCCAAGTCCAGCCCGGTAAGAAAATGAGATGCTATATCGACAGTGGACATGATTACAAAGCAAGCCCATCGAGTCATGACAAAATGACATATTAAGAGCTCGACAAGACACAATTGACAACAACCTCGCCCGGTTTTACTTGAGCGAATAAGGATCTACGAATGGATTCATCTGCCAGCTGAGGGCAGGTGGACAAGGCTACCTAGGGATGTCCATGCACGTTGAACCTCGTGATCTGGACGACGCGAAGAGTGAACAGAGAATTGCCTACTGTGGAGTCTGGGTGCCATTGGATTACGCGCAGAGCCTCAACAACCCCCGTGGCGGCTGTGCAAGTTTCCAATGGATGGATCAACAGTCGTGCATGCTGTTTTGACCTTGTTCTCGCATACGCGGATTCCAGCTTTCAGCGCCTTTCTTGGCCGCTTGGCGGACAGCCAGCAACTCATATCAGAACAGAACAGATGGTCCAGGTCTTGGCCGACAATTTGGGCGCCTTTGAACGAGGATGGGCACGGCTGTCGATCGACACGAGAATGCGGACAGCCAAGATTCTATTTTAGTCTCGTCTCCTGGGCTCACGGAACGAACGAGCCCTGAATGGACGGTCTGGAAGGATTAAATTGAGGCGCGGCACTCCAGGGCACCCCGCCCCAGAAGCTGGCGCAAGGCACAGGGATCGTCTTGCTTGCAGACAAACCTAAACTAAGCCGTCGAGGATTGTCTCTGTGTGACGGATTTGTACTGTAGCTGAGCTGAGGTGAGGTGCCGTTAACGCGTATTCCGGCCTACCACGGCACGGAGTATCGCATCGCCGGCAGTGCTCGACTAGGTTTACGACAGTCATCTGGGGCTTGATGCATCATCCTCACGCCAAGGCACAATCCGGCGATACGCATTTTTGCTCGCCCTTTTCCAGCTGCAATCTTAAAGACCGCGTCGGCGTCGCTTGGAATTGACACAGCGCGGCTCCTGTTTCCGAACGCTTGCAGGCTTGTAGCCCCTATTCTGCGTCTTAATCTTGGCTTATATAGACCGTCATTTCAAGCCTTGCTGCCCCGCGCAGGCATTTGCTGCTACACCTTTTGCTTGCCTCTCGTCTCCCCCACCTTGGGCTGTTATTCGATTCAAGAAGCTTCTACGAACAACGAGCGCGCATCGCCCGTCGCATAGAAATCTCTCGTTGCGATCCGTATTCTTCACCCACTGTTTCTCTCCTCATTTCCGATTTTCGCgtaacaaaaaaagaaaaaaaatggccTATCAGCGCCCTTACGACGAAGACGCTCTGCCCAGGTATGCCCCGTCGCGCCCCATGATGCGAAACACCAGCCCACTAACTCGGTCGCCAACAACAGATTTGCCGAGCCTGAGCCCGTGAGTTTTGCTTGAACCGACTGTCTCGAGATGGAATGGCGGCAGAAGTTAACCAGCCAGCATGTGCGTCTTTACAGAAACCAGGTTCGGTGCCACCACAGCATGGCGGACCGCCTCCACAGGCGAGATACGATCGACcgccgcaacagcagcaataccaccagccgcagcagtaccagcagcaccctcctctccagcagcagcagccttctcCCAGACACGACCAGCATTATGACCGTCCCCCGCGGCAAAATACAGGCGGGCATGGCCAAGGACAGCCGAGATACgaccagcaacagcaacagcagcgacaCGACAATAGATCACCGATTCATCACCCAGGGGCGTATGGCCTAGGATCGCCGCCTCCTGTTGCCGCTGCCCAGCGCCCGGCAGCTCAACATCATCCTGCTGCGACCTCCAGGCCACCGCCGTCTCCCGCCAACGATGGGAGTGGAGCTGACCCGACGCTGCTGCCCCTGTTCAGGGCTGTTGACAAAGATGGTGAGGAGACATGCAAACTTGAACGATGCCCGATGTGGCTTAATAGCAAGGAGCTGAACGATGGACTAACATTGCTATCTCTTTGAACATAGGAACTGGACACTTATCCGAAAAGGAGctctcagcagccttggtcAACGGCGACTGGACCGCATTCGACATCCAGACGGTCCGCATGATGATCCGCATGTTCGACTCAGACCGCAGCGGCACCATTGGCTTCAACGAGTTCTGCGGCCTCTGGTCCTTTCTCGCCTCGTGGCGCACTCTTTTCGACCGCTTCGACGTTgaccgcagcggcagcatctcCCTGCCCGAGTTCACCGACGCCCTCATCGCCTTCCGCTACCGCCTCAGCCCGCAGTTTGTCGAGCTGCTGTTCCGCACGTACGACAAGCGCAACGAGGGCGTCATGAGCTTTGATCTGTTTGTTCAGGCGTGTATCTCGCTGAAGCGCATGACGGATGTGTTTAAGAGGTATGATGACGACCGGGATGGATATATTACGTTGAGCTTTGAGGATTTCCTGAGCGAGATTTTGAAGCAGATGAAGTAAAAAGGGAGAAACATTCTGTTGGAATCATGGGAAAttagaaaagagagagatgttaaaggaaggaaagaatGGGCTGGATTTGCttggggggtttttttttataaacttatacaTCATATATTGGCGGATAGGTCTGCGGAAGTAGACAATGTCCAAATGTCGACGCGGCTTGGCAGATGGATGCGCGATACCCTGGGAGATGTGAGGGCATCTCATTTGTGTAGGCGAGACAAATTTCgatttagctattataatcATCATTGACTTGACTTTTACTAGGTATACAAATTGTTCTACGCCTTGAACCGTGATATCGATGTTATTTCACAAAGCTCAAAACCAGTAACGCTGGCATTCTTGTTATTACTATCCTTTAGGTGATGGGCAGTGCAATACATGAGTACATTGGATGGTGACACTTGCGGAGAAACGGGAGTATGGTCCCAGCCTGATTGGAGCTTGGATTATTGTCAAGAGAAGATATTGATTGGTTACTCGGAGAGAGCTCTGCTTCTTGAAGCGGGGTTGGATCCTGTGGCACATGAAGCTGACGACTTGTCCGTGATACTAGTATCGGAGATTTTCATTCTATCCAGAACGCAGAATCGATAGTTTTGCCTAAATCCGAAGACACATTCATATAcacaagaaaagaagagaaaaaaagtcatgtCGACATATCCTGAAGCCAGTGTCTTGTGGTGGGACTGTTCCTCAATGTTCATCCGCTGCCCCCATTGCGGCGacatccatcgccatggtTTTAATGGTCAATATCAGGTCGAACAATCCCGCCTATCGCactgcgaaaaaaaaaaagagttttaCAAAATTTGCTTCCCCCTCAATGGCCAGTACGAAATCGACAAGAACAGGGGGCTCTATGTCCGCGCAGGAGCTGACCCGAGTGAATATTTTGCGCGCTTCGATGCCGTTGAGGAGGTGGATGTGAGTGGTAAACGCAAATGGTacgaagcagaagaagaagttcgAGATATCGAGCCCATGAATAGGCTTCAAGCTGCGGTATCAGACATGGTCATGGGCAGGATCAAAGAATTGAAGGCTTACCTTGAGACTTCGTCTGAAAAGGACATTTTCTTCATGGCGTGCAGGCTTCGCAATGGCTCTCGcacgacgaagacgagtGGGATGCCTACCAAGTCCTTGTCGAGAGCGGTGAAGCTGAAAATCTGGAGCCTCCTGAGAAGAAGGTTCTTGAGATGTCGACATCTGGTAAAACGGCTCTGCACATGGCGGCCTGCGAGATGCACCCAGAGATTGTCAAGCTGCTACTTGACCATGGTGCTGATCCGAACGCAAGGATGGTGGATGGACGGACTCCGTTGATGGAAGCAGCTCTTTGGGGACGTCTGGATAATGTCAAATACCTTGTTGATCACGGAGCAGACAAGTCTTTACAATGCGTGCGAAAGGGGGTGAGGCTTCGAGCCATTGATTTTGCAAAGTACACCAAGGACAATCGTAAAGAGCGATATGAGCGGTCTGGTGGGGAGCACCATATTTACAAGGAAGCCACTTATGAACGAGACGAAGAACGAGAGGCAATCATCCGAGAGCTGGGTGACGAAGCTGTAGATGATGGCCATTGTGCTCAGGCTTCTGGACTACGTCTTGAGGGCTTTACTTGCACGTCTGTGATTGACGGAGGGGCCATCATATCTATGCTCGCCAACTTTGATGTCCCTCGCAGGAACAAGACGATAGGAATCCTCTTCCGGGGCGACTTGAATGGCACGTCGGCGTTTTCTCCTGTGGCTGCCATGAGTGGGTTTTCACACGAGCCGGACTCGGATCTCAACGTCCAGATAGCAGGCAGAAAGTGGACGGACGAGGTGCTTTACTTGTGCCAGATTACGGGACATGTGCTGCCTGAAGATGGGCATGATCAGGGTATACCGGGGCAGTTTTACGCTTGCCACGCGGAGAAGCAGTTGATTGCGTATCTAGTGAGCAGACATGTGTTTCTTCCACGCGATACTGACAATGGGGATTTTGGAATGGCGAGGCTACGTCTGGATGATGATTGTCTCGAGAAGAAGGTTAGGGAGCTTGTGGATATTGAACCGCCTCAGAGACTGAGAAACGCAGTCATCTTGGTGTCTCGGAGGGTGTGTGGTGACTGCTGTGCttttgttgatgttgttaATGAGGCCTTGGGGCTGAATGTAGAGGTGCGAGGGGCGAGTTTGTGTACTTGAGGGGAATGAAGGTCTTATGAAGCAGTGAGACAGAGTATGTGCATTCTTTTAGGCTTTAGCTGCTGTTCTTAATACTATCTACTATCATTTGTTGTCTGGACTTGATTAAAGATGTGTTACTGGTAAGGTATTTTCGCTGCTCGAGAAGTTGTATTCGAGTTAGTCTTCTCGGCGTCACTAGCGCTTCGTATATAGCAAGTATAGAATCAAGATGGAATCACCAATTTTAAGGTGCTTATACACTGAAATCACATCATTGCGCCTTTTTGCTCCCGTTCCGGACTTGAGAATCTGGTAAAAAAAACGGGGTCAAGGCCTTCATCTTGACTCAGGTCAACAGATTTTCCAGTGATGTTGGATTTTCCAGAAGGCCTGGTCAAGATTCCCTCGACATGTCACAAACTGCAAAGCTTgacgcctcttttttttgcgaaCCAACTCTGGTCCCCTTGTCAAGAACCAAGTTCGTTTCGGTATCTTTCCGAGTATAGAGCGAAGAACTCGCACCCCCCCGGGCAGCTGATTCAGCAACATTATGCCAGTTGTTTGCAGCCATCCAGAAGCATTGATGTTGGAGAATGAGTAAAAATAGATGGCGACAAGCCGTGATATTTCGCTGCTATTGTGCCAGCCATTGTGCTGCTATTGAAACAACCAGACaacggcctttttttctggtcCTGGGGCTAACGAGGGCGTCAAAGCTTTTGCTTCCCAAAAAGCTCTGCCCACGCCCAGATAAATAGGTGGGCGCATCAATCCCCATAATTCTTTTTCCCACAATCTCAACTAGTCTACGAAGAGCAACAATGGGGGGGGAACGGAAACAGAACATGTCGAAGGCttctaattttttaatttgtttttccttttttctttggcacggcaaaaaaaaaaaagaccccTGTCGTCGATATCCATTCTGCACGTCAGTTTTCGGTCGGAGGGACCCcccagcggcagcagggaagaagcaaaaaagtgaTGTCAGTCGTCCGAGTTTCTACTAGCTAGTCAGTGGCGCTTAAAAGCTTTTcatgctcttttttttttttttttcctttgcgaAAACGGCAgccgaaaagaaaagaggtgttttttttggtctcTCTGCGTCGTATTATTAAACCGCCACCGCCTTTGGGCGAAACTAACACGCACTTACTCGCAGCTCGTTTGGTCGCAGCTTAGTAGCAGCTGTTAGCCTCGTTTGATAGGCTACAGCTTGCTATTCAGACGCTGCCGGCCAGCCCGACGAGGTGGTCACCTCAATAGTtggtgcagcagcagttgagcagcagccagcttcttcagggCTTTGGTACTTGTACTGTAGCTCCTGTACAGAGGCTGCAGAGGCTGTAGAGGCTGGCTGACGCCCCTCTTCGGCCCCGCCGGCGTCCAGAAGCggcatcagcttctccaggtCTTGGACGAGCTGCTTCCATGTCGCATGCATGGAGAAGAGTACAGTACACATACTGTAGCAGCTgtagaagcagcagaacTGCTCCAGCTTGTACTTATGTGGTACTGCAGGCCTGGCGGTACATTCTAGCCGCGAGCATTCCCTGCTCCAAGCCAAGCTTGCTTATCACTCTCTTGCCTAAGTGGGAAAGATTTGCTTGGCCAGGCAGCTTTAAAGGGTCTATAGCTTTTATCCCGACAAAGAGAATAGCCCAGGATCGTCCTTCATTCGCTCAGCAACTCATGCACTCGTCCATTCAGCCAGCTCAGAGCAACCTCACAATGGCTTCAATgtcacttttttcttttccttttgctctCGGGAGCTCCGCTACCGTCGAGCCGCCACCACGCCGCCTCTATAAAAAGCCCCGTATTGCATTGATTGCATCCCGTTAGGCCGAATCCGGGCTAGCAGGTAGCAGTGACCACAGCTCCCAGAAGCTCCCCTTGTTTCGCACCCTCTGCCCCGCCTGCCGGTCAGCTGAAACCCCGTCGAGTGAGCAAAACTGCAGCTTCAATCGTTGCTGCGTTTCGTTGCATCTTGTACGAGTAGTGCGAATACATGGAGGCCGCCCCGCCCAAGGGTCCCGAGTCAGTGCGTGCTCTGCCCGGCAAAGATGCTCAGATGCTCCAGCTTCCAGCGATCCATTTGATGGTTTTGCCACGAGGGCGGGTTGATGtgcttttctccttccaTGGCGCTTGGGAAAGACGCCGGCGCCGGGACTTGCTGACAAGTATAGAGTACAGCTGAAGCTCGAGAATATATCAATCAAGACAAGACAACGAGAACAGACAGAcgatggaaacaaaagacgAGATCAATAGTACTTACTGTACTGGAGTTACTGGCCAGCGATATCGAGTCCTGCATGGAGCATCGAACTGACCCATGCGCAGCAGCTCCCGCCAGCGCCCTGCGAGCTCGCCCATTGGCCACTCCCCCATCACAAGGGACCTTCTGGCGCTGCCGCATGTGCATATGCCAGGGAGCTTTAGCAGCGTTAGTCCCCCGTAGGATGCCCCAAGTACCCGCTACCTGCCGCTACATGCCATGCCCGGTGCCTTGATTGATTCAAGCTCTGCTGTCCACACACATTCCTTCTCGCTTCACACGCCTCTTCCCTCTGCTTCCCTCTCAGAGCTGCTCCGGCTGGCAAGGCAGGGCGTCCCCCAGTAAAAAAAACGGCAGCCCCTCCAGCGCTCCCTCCAGTGACACTCTGCAGACCTGATCATTTCGTCCGGTCGGAGGGTACCTCGCCGTGCTAGGCCGAGCGGGTGGTGTGCCGGGTATCTCTTGTCCAGGACGCCCACGGTACACTGTACGTTCCAGTCCCCTCCCAGCTGCAAACCTTGGCCGAGCTCGTAGCCtgtctcatcttcttcccatctcttctctacTCGTCTCATCCCACCATCTCTGCTTCGCCACTATCTAGACCAGACCAGACCTTATACCGTGTACCAGTAGCACTCAACCCGCAGTCGTATTTAAGCTGCATCGttgcatctcatctctctctcagACCTCCCATACACCCTCTTCCGTGTCCAGTGCCTCGGCTACCTGCCGCCCACGTTTTTGTCGCTTTCGGAAAACCCACTTTGGCCTGCATATGGGTACATTTCGACGACTTTGCTTCGAGAACAGCTTCAAGCTCGCAGCTTAACTTTTGGCTGCGGCGCAATCGCTACTACTTAGCCTTCCAGGAACCGCCGGCGGATACCTGAACTGGGCTTGACGAGCTCGAACCGAGAGGACAAAGAACAGTtctcatctgcctcttcttttgctctcacTTTTGCTCTCACCTCTCACTTCATCgtcattcttcttcctgcgcTCTTGTCCTTTGCTCTAGTCTCAATAGACGCGGGCAACCGACATAGGCGGCGAATCGAGCCTCAGTACTTCTTGCTCGCAGTCGCCGCCGTCGAATGAGTCGACTCGACTAGCTGATCGTTCTCATCGACCCAATTGAGCAAGCTGCCAAGCTTGACTGCCAGACATTTCGTCCGCTGCTTCTGCCGAGGCCCAAAATGCCTCCGAGATCTACCTTGACGTCGTCCTTTTCCATCACAGACTCTCAGAATGAGGTTGTCTGCCCGCTCCGAAACCAGGACGGCTCAAGCTGCCGCAAACGATGCATCGGCGTGAGTACTGATTGCTTGTCTTGCTCCGTG encodes:
- a CDS encoding uncharacterized protein (EggNog:ENOG41), producing MSKLFIGGLAWHTEEATLRQKFEEFGAVEEAVVVKDRDTGRSRGFGFVRFVQEADAQAAIDAMNNVEFDGRTIRVDKASDNGPRGGGGFGNRGNGQSYGGRGGYGAPAYGGAPGYGAPNMYQQASYGRGYQQQQPQYGMPPQGYGAPAQYANYQNGPQQPPQPPQQGGGSY
- a CDS encoding uncharacterized protein (EggNog:ENOG41), which encodes MAYQRPYDEDALPRFAEPEPKPGSVPPQHGGPPPQARYDRPPQQQQYHQPQQYQQHPPLQQQQPSPRHDQHYDRPPRQNTGGHGQGQPRYDQQQQQQRHDNRSPIHHPGAYGLGSPPPVAAAQRPAAQHHPAATSRPPPSPANDGSGADPTLLPLFRAVDKDGTGHLSEKELSAALVNGDWTAFDIQTVRMMIRMFDSDRSGTIGFNEFCGLWSFLASWRTLFDRFDVDRSGSISLPEFTDALIAFRYRLSPQFVELLFRTYDKRNEGVMSFDLFVQACISLKRMTDVFKRYDDDRDGYITLSFEDFLSEILKQMK
- a CDS encoding uncharacterized protein (EggNog:ENOG41), giving the protein MSTSGKTALHMAACEMHPEIVKLLLDHGADPNARMVDGRTPLMEAALWGRLDNVKYLVDHGADKSLQCVRKGVRLRAIDFAKYTKDNRKERYERSGGEHHIYKEATYERDEEREAIIRELGDEAVDDGHCAQASGLRLEGFTCTSVIDGGAIISMLANFDVPRRNKTIGILFRGDLNGTSAFSPVAAMSGFSHEPDSDLNVQIAGRKWTDEVLYLCQITGHVLPEDGHDQGIPGQFYACHAEKQLIAYLVSRHVFLPRDTDNGDFGMARLRLDDDCLEKKVRELVDIEPPQRLRNAVILVSRRVCGDCCAFVDVVNEALGLNVEVRGASLCT